Proteins from a single region of Cydia strobilella chromosome 2, ilCydStro3.1, whole genome shotgun sequence:
- the LOC134755397 gene encoding peritrophin-1-like, whose amino-acid sequence MFCKLILGLFLVVAASYAEEFENDIPEKCRSMSVTPVACPFPSRDGLHPHPDACDLFYYCPPGHVAPICRQCPAGLHFNPDTHVCDHPGRSGCR is encoded by the exons ATGTTCTGTAAACTTATTCTGGGGTTGTTCCTGGTGGTAGCTGCAAGCTATGCTGAGGAATTCGAGAA CGATATACCCGAGAAATGCAGGAGCATGTCCGTCACCCCCGTAGCCTGCCCGTTCCCATCGCGCGACGGCCTGCACCCGCACCCGGACGCCTGCGACCTGTTCTATTACTGCCCGCCGGGCCACGTGGCGCCCATCTGCCGGCAGTGCCCGGCTGGGCTGCACTTCAACCCGGACACGCATGTCTGCGATCACCCGGGCCGCTCTGGATGCCGTTAA
- the LOC134749828 gene encoding RNA-binding protein squid isoform X2: MANNDNFAQDVTDNQLNGNAENGGGDNGQQDSEAPGRDDDRKLFVGGLSWETTDKELRDHFSAYGEIDSINVKTDPNTGRSRGFAFIVFKAPDSIDKVMAAGDHTINNKKVDPKKAKARHGKIFVGGLSSEISDDEIKNFFSNFGTIIEVEMPFDKTKNQRKGFCFITFESEQVVNELLKTPKQTIGGKEVDVKRATPKPDGPGGMTGRGGRGGRGGGRGGRGGRGGYGGQGAWGNQGYGGYGYGQGGYGGGYDGYGGYGGYGYDGYGGYGGYDYSGYPNYAGYQGGKQRGGGGGRANQRHQPY; encoded by the exons ATGGCCAATAACGACAATTTTGCACAAGACGTGACCGATAATCAATTAAATGGAAATGCAGAGAACGGTGGAGGTGATAATGGACAACAAGATAGCGAAGCCCCGGGACGCGATGACGACAG AAAACTGTTTGTCGGAGGATTGAGCTGGGAAACCACAGACA AGGAATTACGTGATCACTTCAGTGCATATGGCGAGATCGATAGCATCAATGTCAAGACAGACCCCAACACGGGCCGATCACGAGGCTTTGCCTTCATCGTTTTCAAGGCACCTGACTCCATCGACAAGGTTATGGCTGCCGGAGACCACACAATCAACAACAAGAAAGTAGACCCAAAGAAGGCCAAAGCGAGACACGGAAAGATCTTTGTCGGAGGTCTCAGCAGTGAAATCTCAGACGATGAAATCAAGAACTTCTTTAGCAACTTTGGAACC ATCATTGAAGTTGAAATGCCTTTTGACAAGACAAAGAACCAAAGAAAAGGATTCTGTTTCATCACCTTTGAGTCTGAACAGGTTGTCAATGAACTTCTCAAGACTCCCAAACAGACCATCGGTGGAAAGGAG GTCGACGTCAAGAGGGCGACGCCCAAGCCCGACGGCCCTGGAGGCATGACCGGGCGTGGCGGTCGCGGCGGGCGagggggcgggcgcggcgggcgcgggggcCGCGGCGGCTACGGCGGCCAGGGCGCGTGGGGTAACCAGGGCTACGGCGGCTACGGTTACGGCCAGGGCGGCTACGGCGGCGGCTACGATGGGTACGGCGGCTACGGCGGTTACGGCTACGACGGCTACGGGGGCTACGGCGGTTACGATTACTCCGGATACCCCAATTACG CCGGCTACCAGGGCGGCaagcagcgcggcggcggcggcggccgcgcCAACCAGAGGCACCAGCCCTACTGA
- the LOC134749828 gene encoding RNA-binding protein squid isoform X1: MANNDNFAQDVTDNQLNGNAENGGGDNGQQDSEAPGRDDDRKLFVGGLSWETTDKELRDHFSAYGEIDSINVKTDPNTGRSRGFAFIVFKAPDSIDKVMAAGDHTINNKKVDPKKAKARHGKIFVGGLSSEISDDEIKNFFSNFGTIIEVEMPFDKTKNQRKGFCFITFESEQVVNELLKTPKQTIGGKEVDVKRATPKPDGPGGMTGRGGRGGRGGGRGGRGGRGGYGGQGAWGNQGYGGYGYGQGGYGGGYDGYGGYGGYGYDGYGGYGGYDYSGYPNYDYGGYGGYEGGYGARTAPRGKAGYQGGKQRGGGGGRANQRHQPY, translated from the exons ATGGCCAATAACGACAATTTTGCACAAGACGTGACCGATAATCAATTAAATGGAAATGCAGAGAACGGTGGAGGTGATAATGGACAACAAGATAGCGAAGCCCCGGGACGCGATGACGACAG AAAACTGTTTGTCGGAGGATTGAGCTGGGAAACCACAGACA AGGAATTACGTGATCACTTCAGTGCATATGGCGAGATCGATAGCATCAATGTCAAGACAGACCCCAACACGGGCCGATCACGAGGCTTTGCCTTCATCGTTTTCAAGGCACCTGACTCCATCGACAAGGTTATGGCTGCCGGAGACCACACAATCAACAACAAGAAAGTAGACCCAAAGAAGGCCAAAGCGAGACACGGAAAGATCTTTGTCGGAGGTCTCAGCAGTGAAATCTCAGACGATGAAATCAAGAACTTCTTTAGCAACTTTGGAACC ATCATTGAAGTTGAAATGCCTTTTGACAAGACAAAGAACCAAAGAAAAGGATTCTGTTTCATCACCTTTGAGTCTGAACAGGTTGTCAATGAACTTCTCAAGACTCCCAAACAGACCATCGGTGGAAAGGAG GTCGACGTCAAGAGGGCGACGCCCAAGCCCGACGGCCCTGGAGGCATGACCGGGCGTGGCGGTCGCGGCGGGCGagggggcgggcgcggcgggcgcgggggcCGCGGCGGCTACGGCGGCCAGGGCGCGTGGGGTAACCAGGGCTACGGCGGCTACGGTTACGGCCAGGGCGGCTACGGCGGCGGCTACGATGGGTACGGCGGCTACGGCGGTTACGGCTACGACGGCTACGGGGGCTACGGCGGTTACGATTACTCCGGATACCCCAATTACG ACTACGGCGGGTACGGAGGGTACGAGGGCGGCTACGGCGCGCGCACGGCTCCGCGCGGGAAAG CCGGCTACCAGGGCGGCaagcagcgcggcggcggcggcggccgcgcCAACCAGAGGCACCAGCCCTACTGA